One Fusobacterium sp. JB019 DNA window includes the following coding sequences:
- the pxpB gene encoding 5-oxoprolinase subunit PxpB: MKFLKAGDSSLVIELGNEIFPIINFKLKKITEFLDNANIKGIKDLLPTYRSIIVYYNPLIVSFEEIKEIVEINCNFEHENTENIEKEIVEIPVVYGGEYGPDLENIAAHNNLTTEEVIKIHTSGEYLVYMLGFTPGFPYLGGMDKKIATPRLKEPRTKIPAGSVGIAGEQTGVYPIESPGGWQLLGRSPLDFFNPNSEKPFLLKAGQYIKFVAITEEEYLKLKGKEA, translated from the coding sequence ATGAAATTTTTAAAGGCTGGGGATTCATCTTTGGTTATAGAATTAGGAAATGAAATATTTCCTATAATCAATTTTAAATTAAAGAAAATAACAGAATTTTTAGATAATGCAAATATAAAAGGGATTAAAGATTTATTACCAACTTATAGATCTATAATAGTTTATTATAATCCTTTAATTGTTTCTTTTGAAGAGATAAAAGAAATAGTTGAAATAAATTGTAATTTTGAACATGAAAATACAGAAAATATTGAAAAAGAAATAGTTGAGATACCAGTTGTTTATGGTGGAGAATATGGACCAGATTTGGAAAATATAGCTGCTCATAACAATTTAACTACAGAAGAAGTTATAAAAATTCATACTTCAGGAGAATATTTAGTATACATGCTAGGATTTACTCCAGGTTTCCCTTATTTAGGAGGAATGGATAAGAAAATAGCAACTCCTAGACTAAAAGAACCTAGAACAAAAATTCCAGCAGGGTCAGTTGGAATAGCAGGGGAACAAACAGGAGTTTATCCAATTGAAAGTCCTGGTGGATGGCAATTATTAGGTAGATCACCACTAGATTTCTTTAATCCAAATAGTGAAAAACCTTTTCTTTTAAAGGCAGGTCAATATATTAAATTTGTGGCTATTACAGAGGAAGAATACTTAAAATTAAAAGGAAAGGAGGCTTAG
- a CDS encoding biotin-dependent carboxyltransferase family protein, which yields METFKITDSGLLSSIQDLGRYGYQRYGVSCSGVMDEYSAKIGNFLVGNDENAAVIETTLKGISGEFLKDTLISVTGGDCDVFLNDEKIKLWNSYEVKAGDKLKMGFCKSGLRNYIAFSGGIDVPVVMNSRSTNLKAKIGGFSGRKLMVNDTLSIFELLGKKETKGLKEEFVPKALGEIEVRVILGQQQDYFTKAGIETFFRETYSTTKDGDRMGIRLSGPEVEHVDGADIISDGITFGAIQIPGNGQPIIMMADRQTTGGYTKIGNVITVDLSKLAQAKPGTKVKFKEVDEKEAIRLMREEKELIFSEDSYEIRSKKESFSIILNGKTCEVEIERIK from the coding sequence ATGGAAACTTTTAAAATTACAGATAGTGGACTTTTAAGTTCCATTCAAGATTTAGGAAGATATGGATATCAAAGATATGGAGTTTCTTGTTCAGGAGTTATGGATGAATATTCAGCTAAAATAGGAAATTTTTTAGTTGGAAATGATGAAAACGCTGCTGTTATAGAGACTACTTTAAAAGGAATATCAGGAGAATTTTTAAAAGATACTTTGATTTCAGTGACAGGTGGAGACTGTGATGTTTTCCTAAATGATGAGAAGATAAAATTATGGAATTCCTATGAAGTTAAAGCTGGAGATAAATTAAAGATGGGATTTTGTAAATCAGGTCTTAGAAACTATATTGCTTTTTCAGGGGGGATAGATGTACCAGTTGTAATGAATAGTAGATCTACAAACTTAAAAGCAAAAATAGGTGGATTTTCAGGAAGAAAATTAATGGTTAACGATACTCTTTCTATATTTGAACTTCTTGGAAAAAAAGAAACTAAAGGGCTTAAGGAAGAATTTGTTCCTAAAGCTTTAGGTGAAATAGAAGTAAGAGTAATTCTTGGACAACAACAGGATTATTTTACAAAAGCTGGAATAGAAACTTTCTTTAGAGAAACTTATTCTACTACTAAAGATGGTGACAGAATGGGAATTAGACTTTCAGGACCAGAAGTTGAGCATGTTGATGGAGCAGATATAATTTCAGATGGAATAACTTTTGGAGCTATACAAATTCCAGGAAACGGACAACCTATAATCATGATGGCAGATAGACAAACAACTGGTGGATATACAAAAATTGGAAATGTAATAACAGTTGATTTATCTAAATTAGCCCAAGCTAAGCCAGGAACAAAGGTTAAATTTAAAGAAGTTGATGAAAAAGAGGCTATAAGATTAATGAGGGAAGAAAAAGAACTTATTTTTTCTGAAGACTCTTATGAAATAAGAAGCAAAAAAGAATCTTTTTCAATAATTTTAAATGGTAAAACTTGTGAAGTGGAAATAGAAAGAATTAAATAG
- a CDS encoding carbon-nitrogen hydrolase family protein, whose amino-acid sequence MKVALIQMKVLEKKDDNMKKAALKIKEAASKNVDLVMLPEMFNCPYETKNFPIYAEEENGKSDRFLASLAKKYKVYLIAGSMPERENGKIYNTSYIYSPEGLKIGKHRKIHLFDIDVQGGQKFKESDTLTKGETPTIFQTKFGKMGVMICFDIRFQELTSLMAKEGAKVIFVPAAFNMTTGPAHWETLFKGRALDNQIFMVGTAPARDEKSSYCSYGHSIVTSPWGNIEKMLDEKEGILYYHIDLEYIDKIKKEIPIG is encoded by the coding sequence ATGAAGGTAGCATTGATTCAAATGAAAGTTTTAGAAAAAAAAGATGATAATATGAAAAAAGCAGCTTTAAAAATAAAAGAAGCAGCGAGTAAAAATGTTGATTTGGTCATGCTACCTGAAATGTTTAATTGCCCCTATGAAACTAAAAATTTCCCCATTTATGCAGAGGAAGAAAATGGAAAAAGTGATAGATTTTTAGCTAGTTTAGCAAAAAAATATAAGGTTTATTTAATAGCTGGATCAATGCCAGAAAGAGAAAATGGAAAAATATATAATACATCATATATTTATTCTCCAGAAGGATTGAAAATAGGAAAGCATAGAAAGATTCATCTCTTTGATATTGATGTTCAAGGGGGACAAAAATTTAAAGAAAGTGATACCTTAACAAAGGGAGAAACTCCTACTATTTTTCAAACTAAGTTTGGGAAAATGGGTGTAATGATTTGTTTTGATATCAGATTTCAAGAGTTAACTTCTTTGATGGCAAAGGAAGGAGCCAAGGTTATTTTTGTTCCAGCAGCTTTTAATATGACAACAGGTCCTGCTCACTGGGAAACTTTGTTTAAGGGAAGAGCTTTAGATAATCAAATATTCATGGTTGGAACAGCTCCAGCAAGGGATGAAAAGAGTTCATATTGTTCTTATGGACATTCTATAGTAACTTCTCCTTGGGGAAATATAGAAAAGATGTTAGATGAAAAAGAGGGGATATTATACTATCATATAGATTTAGAGTATATTGATAAGATTAAAAAAGAAATTCCAATAGGATAG